Proteins found in one Brachypodium distachyon strain Bd21 chromosome 5, Brachypodium_distachyon_v3.0, whole genome shotgun sequence genomic segment:
- the LOC100840789 gene encoding tRNA-dihydrouridine(47) synthase [NAD(P)(+)]-like isoform X1, translating into MAATAPADDRPDNCPSAAAASSPPQPTPEELVARAVAPVKPAFLRPPPVREAPSEENRATGAVPLEKKSKRQFKRERKQEQESVSRLCIAVGKSGNPDACKYGASCRFSHDIDAYLAQKPADLEGSCPFTVQDKLCPYGLNCRFLGTHKDNNALSENHEINPLNKDVQKLLWKTKYKFPKASAQIKHLGLKEVIKTKANAQTEDQKADHDNLDVSCELNGDDKTESLSGPPVNLDCDSGLCEEMVKLEGEPLVGNSVPCVEPRASKKSKVEDGGIHKNGAGTHDTTTYSEDSALVNGLEVPSDDPSSCRVDLVETPHLRERKIIDFREKLYLAPLTTVGNLPFRRLCKTLGADITCGEMAMCTNLMQGQASEWALLRRHSSEDLFGVQICGAFPDTVARTVELVDNECSFDFIDINMGCPIDVVVNKGAGSQLLTKPMRIKSIVQASSAVTERPLTVKVRTAFFEGRNRADSLVSDIYDWGASAITIHGRSRQQRYSKLADWDYIYQCAQKAPDDLHVIGNGDIFSYTDWNRHVSGCSKISTCMIARGALIKPWIFTEIKEQKDWDITSGERFNILKDFAHFGLEHWGSDSKGVETTRHFLLEWLSYTCRYIPVGLLDVVPQRLNWRPPSYCGRDDLETLMASDSAADWVRISEMLLGKVPEGFTFAPKHKSNAYDRAENG; encoded by the exons ATGGCCGCGACCGCTCCGGCCGACGACCGGCCGGACAATtgcccctccgccgccgcagcttcTTCCCCGCCGCAACCCACCCCGGAGGAGCTGGtggcccgcgccgtcgcccccGTCAAGCCCGCCTTCCTCCGCCCGCCTCCCGTCCGCGAGGCACCCAGCGAGGAGAACAGGGCCACCGGCGCTGTTCCTTTGGAGAAGAAGTCCAAGCGCCAGTTCAAGCGCGAGCGCAAGCAG GAACAGGAGTCTGTATCACGTCTTTGTATAGCAGTAGGGAAAAGTGGAAATCCGGATGCTTGCAAATATGGTGCTTCTTGCCGTTTCAGCCATGACATAGATGCTTATTTAGCTCAG AAACCAGCTGACCTGGAAGGATCGTGCCCATTTACTGTACAGGACAAGTTATGTCCGTATGGTCTGAATTGTCGTTTTTTGGGTACACACAAGGACAACAATGCACTTTCTGAAAATCATGAGATAAATCCCTTGAATAAAGACGTTCAAAAGCTCTTATGGAAGACAAAATATAAATTTCCCAAGGCCAGTGCCCAGATCAAACATCTTGGTCTTAAG GAAGTCATCAAGACTAAAGCAAATGCACAAACTGAAGATCAGAAGGCTGATCATGATAATCTGGATGTATCATGTGAACTGAATGGTGATGATAAAACTGAATCTCTTTCCGGTCCTCCTGTGAATCTGGACTGTGATTCCGGTTTGTGTGAAGAAATGGTAAAACTGGAGGGAGAACCTTTGGTTGGTAACTCTGTTCCATGTGTCGAACCAAGGGCATCAAAGAAGTCAAAGGTTGAAGATGGTGGAATTCACAAAAATGGAGCTG GTACTCATGACACCACGACGTACTCTGAAGACTCAGCTTTGGTTAATGGATTGGAAGTGCCCTCAGATGACCCAAGCTCTTGCAGAGTTGACCTAGTTGAAACACCTCATTTACGTGAAAGAAAGATAATAGATTTTCGGGAGAAGTTGTACCTTGCTCCCTTGACTACTGTTGGGAATCTTCCTTTTCGGAGGCTGTGCAAAACATTGGGAGCTGATATTACTTGTGGAGAAATGGCTATGTGCACAAATCTTATGCAG GGGCAAGCTTCAGAATGGGCTTTGCTGCGACGACATTCATCAGAGGATTTATTTGGTGTGCAAATCTGTGGAGCTTTTCCAGATACAGTCGCACGGACAGTTGAACTTGTGGATAACGAGTGTTCGTTTGACTTCATTGACATAAATATGGGTTGCCCGATTGATGTGGTTGTTAACAAGGGAGCTGGGTCCCAATTGCTCACAAAACCTATGAGGATTAAGAGTATTGTTCAAGCATCATCTGCCGTCACTGAAAGACCGTTAACTGTTAAG GTAAGGACGGCGTTTTTTGAAGGCAGGAACCGTGCTGATTCTTTAGTTTCAGACATTTATGATTGGGGTGCGTCAGCCATAACAATACATGGTCGATCGCGGCAACAGCGCTACAGCAAACTTGCTGATTGGGACTATATTTACCAGTGTGCACAGAAGGCCCCGGATGACTTGCATGTCATTGGCAATGGTGATATATTCTCCTACACTGACTGGAATAGGCATGTTTCAGGCTGCTCGAAAATTTCCACTTGCATGATTGCTCGAGGTGCACTTATCAAG CCTTGGATATTTACTGAGATCAAAGAACAAAAGGACTGGGATATTACATCTGGGGAAAGGTTCAATATTCTAAAAGATTTTGCGCACTTCGGTCTGGAACATTGGGGCTCTGATTCCAAAG GTGTGGAGACAACACGCCATTTCTTACTAGAATGGCTAAGTTACACCTGTCGGTATATTCCGGTCGGGCTGTTGGATGTGGTTCCGCAACGACTGAACTGGAGGCCCCCAAGCTACTGTGGCCGTGACGACCTTGAAACCCTAATGGCCTCTGATTCAGCAGCTGACTGG GTTAGGATCTCAGAGATGTTACTAGGCAAAGTTCCAGAAGGATTTACCTTTGCACCAAAGCACAAGTCCAACGCCTATGATCGTGCAGAAAATGGCTAA
- the LOC100840789 gene encoding tRNA-dihydrouridine(47) synthase [NAD(P)(+)]-like isoform X2: MAATAPADDRPDNCPSAAAASSPPQPTPEELVARAVAPVKPAFLRPPPVREAPSEENRATGAVPLEKKSKRQFKRERKQESVSRLCIAVGKSGNPDACKYGASCRFSHDIDAYLAQKPADLEGSCPFTVQDKLCPYGLNCRFLGTHKDNNALSENHEINPLNKDVQKLLWKTKYKFPKASAQIKHLGLKEVIKTKANAQTEDQKADHDNLDVSCELNGDDKTESLSGPPVNLDCDSGLCEEMVKLEGEPLVGNSVPCVEPRASKKSKVEDGGIHKNGAGTHDTTTYSEDSALVNGLEVPSDDPSSCRVDLVETPHLRERKIIDFREKLYLAPLTTVGNLPFRRLCKTLGADITCGEMAMCTNLMQGQASEWALLRRHSSEDLFGVQICGAFPDTVARTVELVDNECSFDFIDINMGCPIDVVVNKGAGSQLLTKPMRIKSIVQASSAVTERPLTVKVRTAFFEGRNRADSLVSDIYDWGASAITIHGRSRQQRYSKLADWDYIYQCAQKAPDDLHVIGNGDIFSYTDWNRHVSGCSKISTCMIARGALIKPWIFTEIKEQKDWDITSGERFNILKDFAHFGLEHWGSDSKGVETTRHFLLEWLSYTCRYIPVGLLDVVPQRLNWRPPSYCGRDDLETLMASDSAADWVRISEMLLGKVPEGFTFAPKHKSNAYDRAENG; encoded by the exons ATGGCCGCGACCGCTCCGGCCGACGACCGGCCGGACAATtgcccctccgccgccgcagcttcTTCCCCGCCGCAACCCACCCCGGAGGAGCTGGtggcccgcgccgtcgcccccGTCAAGCCCGCCTTCCTCCGCCCGCCTCCCGTCCGCGAGGCACCCAGCGAGGAGAACAGGGCCACCGGCGCTGTTCCTTTGGAGAAGAAGTCCAAGCGCCAGTTCAAGCGCGAGCGCAAGCAG GAGTCTGTATCACGTCTTTGTATAGCAGTAGGGAAAAGTGGAAATCCGGATGCTTGCAAATATGGTGCTTCTTGCCGTTTCAGCCATGACATAGATGCTTATTTAGCTCAG AAACCAGCTGACCTGGAAGGATCGTGCCCATTTACTGTACAGGACAAGTTATGTCCGTATGGTCTGAATTGTCGTTTTTTGGGTACACACAAGGACAACAATGCACTTTCTGAAAATCATGAGATAAATCCCTTGAATAAAGACGTTCAAAAGCTCTTATGGAAGACAAAATATAAATTTCCCAAGGCCAGTGCCCAGATCAAACATCTTGGTCTTAAG GAAGTCATCAAGACTAAAGCAAATGCACAAACTGAAGATCAGAAGGCTGATCATGATAATCTGGATGTATCATGTGAACTGAATGGTGATGATAAAACTGAATCTCTTTCCGGTCCTCCTGTGAATCTGGACTGTGATTCCGGTTTGTGTGAAGAAATGGTAAAACTGGAGGGAGAACCTTTGGTTGGTAACTCTGTTCCATGTGTCGAACCAAGGGCATCAAAGAAGTCAAAGGTTGAAGATGGTGGAATTCACAAAAATGGAGCTG GTACTCATGACACCACGACGTACTCTGAAGACTCAGCTTTGGTTAATGGATTGGAAGTGCCCTCAGATGACCCAAGCTCTTGCAGAGTTGACCTAGTTGAAACACCTCATTTACGTGAAAGAAAGATAATAGATTTTCGGGAGAAGTTGTACCTTGCTCCCTTGACTACTGTTGGGAATCTTCCTTTTCGGAGGCTGTGCAAAACATTGGGAGCTGATATTACTTGTGGAGAAATGGCTATGTGCACAAATCTTATGCAG GGGCAAGCTTCAGAATGGGCTTTGCTGCGACGACATTCATCAGAGGATTTATTTGGTGTGCAAATCTGTGGAGCTTTTCCAGATACAGTCGCACGGACAGTTGAACTTGTGGATAACGAGTGTTCGTTTGACTTCATTGACATAAATATGGGTTGCCCGATTGATGTGGTTGTTAACAAGGGAGCTGGGTCCCAATTGCTCACAAAACCTATGAGGATTAAGAGTATTGTTCAAGCATCATCTGCCGTCACTGAAAGACCGTTAACTGTTAAG GTAAGGACGGCGTTTTTTGAAGGCAGGAACCGTGCTGATTCTTTAGTTTCAGACATTTATGATTGGGGTGCGTCAGCCATAACAATACATGGTCGATCGCGGCAACAGCGCTACAGCAAACTTGCTGATTGGGACTATATTTACCAGTGTGCACAGAAGGCCCCGGATGACTTGCATGTCATTGGCAATGGTGATATATTCTCCTACACTGACTGGAATAGGCATGTTTCAGGCTGCTCGAAAATTTCCACTTGCATGATTGCTCGAGGTGCACTTATCAAG CCTTGGATATTTACTGAGATCAAAGAACAAAAGGACTGGGATATTACATCTGGGGAAAGGTTCAATATTCTAAAAGATTTTGCGCACTTCGGTCTGGAACATTGGGGCTCTGATTCCAAAG GTGTGGAGACAACACGCCATTTCTTACTAGAATGGCTAAGTTACACCTGTCGGTATATTCCGGTCGGGCTGTTGGATGTGGTTCCGCAACGACTGAACTGGAGGCCCCCAAGCTACTGTGGCCGTGACGACCTTGAAACCCTAATGGCCTCTGATTCAGCAGCTGACTGG GTTAGGATCTCAGAGATGTTACTAGGCAAAGTTCCAGAAGGATTTACCTTTGCACCAAAGCACAAGTCCAACGCCTATGATCGTGCAGAAAATGGCTAA
- the LOC100843227 gene encoding protein NRT1/ PTR FAMILY 8.5, with product MEAADEERPLLLHRLPPDLNLDWDSRYTCDGTLDVKGQPAVKTSTGNWRACFFLLGIEFSECLAFFAISKNLVTYLTSVLHESNIDAARNVSTWIGTTFFTPLVGAFLADTYWGRYKTIVIFLSVYAVGMLVLTVSAAVPFMLQSSTHSEIHRVAVYLGLYLTALGNGGIKPCTSAFGADQFDIADPVELVKKSSFFNWYFFSINVGSLLSTTIIVWVQDNVGWGIGFAVPMILMSLGFTVFVAGRRMYRYKKLGESPMKRVSQVVVAAARNCRLELPDDCSALHQLPSPSEAIFKVDHTNQFRFLDKAAIVPALTSEKKGPWRLCTVSQVEDVKMLLRLCPVWASMVVFFMATSQMSSTLIEQGMAMDNLVGPFAVPPASIAGFDVISMLVLIPIYDIVLVPLARRATGEPRGFSQPQRIGVGLALSTLAMAYSALLEMKRLTMARAQQKASIMWQAPAYTVLGAGEVFATIGILELFYDRAPKSMKSLCTALAQLAVAAGNYLNSAVLGAVASAGWIPEDLDDGHLDYFFWVMAALGTLNLLQFWLCSIPALGYSSKPASRQRRPY from the exons ATGGAAGCAGCAGATGAGGAGAGGCCCTTGCTTCTTCACCGCCTACCTCCTGACTTGAATCTG GATTGGGATTCAAGATACACTTGCGATGGAACGCTTGATGTTAAAGGACAACCTGCTGTTAAAACAAGCACTGGGAACTGGAGAGCATGCTTCTTCCTTTTAG GTATCGAATTCAGTGAATGCTTGGCCTTCTTCGCAATCTCTAAGAACTTGGTCACCTACCTTACGAGTGTGCTCCACGAAAGCAACATCGACGCCGCGAGAAATGTGTCTACTTGGATTGGCACCACATTCTTCACACCACTTGTCGGTGCTTTCTTGGCAGACACATATTGGGGAAGATATAAGACAATAGTGATTTTTCTCTCGGTTTACGCTGTT GGGATGCTTGTGCTGACGGTTTCAGCAGCAGTCCCATTTATGCTGCAATCCTCCACCCACAGCGAGATCCATCGTGTCGCCGTCTACCTAGGACTCTATCTTACAGCCCTTGGCAATGGTGGCATCAAGCCCTGCACATCGGCCTTCGGTGCCGATCAGTTTGATATCGCCGACCCAGTGGAGCTCGTGAAGAAGAGCTCCTTCTTCAACTGGTACTTCTTCTCGATCAACGTTGGTTCCCTGCTGTCGACCACCATTATTGTCTGGGTGCAGGACAATGTGGGCTGGGGAATCGGCTTCGCGGTCCCGATGATCCTCATGAGCCTCGGTTTCACGGTGTTCGTCGCTGGTAGGAGGATGTACAGGTACAAGAAACTAGGAGAGAGCCCCATGAAAAGAGTCTCCCAGGTTGTTGTTGCAGCTGCAAGGAATTGTCGTCTGGAGTTGCCTGATGATTGCTCAGCCCTGCATCAGCTGCCTTCGCCATCAGAGGCTATCTTCAAGGTTGACCATACTAATCAGTTCAG ATTTTTGGACAAGGCTGCCATTGTGCCGGCGCTGACGTCGGAGAAGAAAGGCCCGTGGAGGCTGTGCACGGTGTCTCAGGTGGAGGACGTGAAGATGCTGCTGCGGCTGTGCCCTGTGTGGGCATCCATGGTGGTCTTCTTCATGGCCACCTCACAGATGTCGTCAACGTTGATCGAGCAGGGCATGGCGATGGACAACCTTGTTGGGCCAttcgccgtgccgccggcctCCATCGCCGGCTTCGATGTGATCAGCATGCTGGTGCTGATCCCCATCTACGACATCGTTCTGGTGCCCCTTGCCCGACGCGCCACCGGCGAGCCCCGGGGCTTCTCGCAGCCACAGCGTATCGGCGTGGGGCTCGCGCTGTCCACGCTCGCCATGGCCTACTCGGCACTGCTCGAGATGAAGCGGCTCACCATGGCCAGGGCACAGCAGAAGGCGAGCATCATGTGGCAGGCACCAGCGTACACCGTCCTGGGCGCCGGCGAGGTCTTTGCGACCATCGGCATCCTGGAGCTGTTTTACGACAGAGCTCCCAAAAGCATGAAGAGCTTGTGTACCGCACTCGCGCAGCTCGCCGTCGCGGCCGGGAACTACCTCAACTCGGCCGTGCTGGGCGCCGTCGCGTCCGCCGGATGGATCCCGGAGGACCTTGATGACGGCCACTTGGACTACTTCTTCTGGGTGATGGCGGCACTCGGCACCCTCAATCTGCTGCAATTCTGGCTCTGCTCCATTCCGGCCTTGGGATACAGCAGCAAACCAGCTTCTCGACAACGCCGTCCATATTAG